ATCGCCTTCGAATACCACGGCAACACTCTCACCGACTCCCCCGCGACCACCCTCGAGTTGCTGGACCGCGTCAACCACGCCAACGTCGGCACCTACTGGCAACCCGCCGTCGGGCTTTCCGACCAGCAAGCACTCGACTCGCTCCACCGGGTCCTGCCTCATGTGGTTGGCGTGCACTGCTTCTCCTGGGGGCCTGAAGCCGAGCGGTTCCCGCTGCGGAACCGCAAGTTGCTGTGGCAGACAGTCACCGACGTCCTGCGGGGCAACGGCAAGGATATGGACATCATGTTGGAGTTCGTCGAGGATGACCTCCCGGAGAACGTCCTCAATGACGCCGCCTTCCTGCACACCATCACCCTGGGCGAGGACTAGCGCGAAAACCGCCCGGACGGCAGCGTGGTCACGCCTGGGATTTCACCGGAGCATCTGTAGCCGGAGCTTCTGCAGTCGGAGCCTCCGTGCTGCGGCGAAGCTTGACCACGCCGCTGACAGGTGGCGTATCCGGGTCTCCGGCAGCGAGGCGACCAATATCCTCAAGCGGCAGGTGGACCGTGGACAACGCCGGCCGGAAGTCGCGCAGGGTCTCGATATCGTCAAAGCCGGCGATGGTGGCATCGCGGGGAATCCATACCCCTTCCGGTCGAAGCGCGGCTGTGACTCCGATGGCCATGACGTCGTTGACCGCGAAGATGCAGAGCCGTTCTTCGGAAGACTTGATCCGTTCCGCGAGCGCCAGGCCGGCGTCGTATCCTCCCGCACGATTGAAGCCGGTGCGGATGACCTCGGCCGGCGGCCTTCCGGCGTCGGCGAGTCCGCGCTGGAAGCCGCGGACCCTGTCGTCGGAGGTGTACAGGCCTTCGGGGCCGGCGATGATCAGGAACGGGCCATCATGAGCGTCAACCAATTCTGCGGCGAGGCCAGCCGCGAGTTCCTCGTTGGGGACCTTCACCACGTGGTAGCCCTCTGAGGCGGAAGCGCCGACGATGGGGTGCCCCACCACGCCCACATGTCCGCCGTTGCGGCAGTATCGGTCCAACTCGGCGGCGAGCTCGGCATTACCCTGCTGGTCCTCAGCACGAACGGAGCGTGAACCAGCGATCACGATGGAGTCCGCACGGCGGGCAGCGAAGGCAGCTACTGCCTCCCGCTCGTCGGAAGCGGCGCCAGAGGTGCTTGCCAACAACACCATGCGGTTCTGCTGCCGGGCGGCTTCCTGCACGCCGCGGGCTATTGCCGAGAAGTAGGGATCGGCGATGTCGTGGACGATCAGGCCTATCAGCCCGGAACTGGACTTCGCGAGCGCCTGTGCCTGCGCATTGGGGACATAGCCGAGCTTATCGGCGGCCTCGCGGACGCGCTCGGCGATGTCTTCCGCCGGCTTACGGGATGAGCCGTTGAGGACCCGGGATGCCGTAGCCAGGGAAACCCCGGCTAAACGGGCAACTTCACTAAGTGTGCTGGCGGCCACGGGGCCCTCCTTGTCTGCAGGCGTCGGGACTGGCGCTAAGGAAATTATGGCAGTTCGAGCGGGAATTCGGGAAAGCGCTTGCCAAGCTGGCGCGCCATGGTGCATGATTCTTTGCAATGGGAATGCGCTTTCCCGCGCGAACCAAGCAAGCACCGGGAACCGCAGAGCGACCGGCACACAAGGCACTGGAGACAAAACATGGGTTTCGAAACAAAGACGATCCGCATCGCCATGAACGGCATCACCGGCCGTATGGGTTACCGCCAGCACTTGCTGCGGTCCATCCTCCCCATCCGCGACGCCGGCGGCTTCACCCTCGAAGACGGGACCAAAATCCAGGTGGAGCCGATCCTGGTTGGCCGCAACGAAGCCAAGATCCGCGAGCTCGCCGAACTGCACAAAGTCTCCGAGTGGTCCACCGACCTGGACGCGGTCATCAACGACCCCACCGTAGACATCGTGTTCGACGCTTCGATGACCAGCCTCCGCGCCGCCACCCTGAAGAAGGCCATGCGTGCCGGCAAGCACATCTTCACTGAGAAGCCCACTGCCGAGACCTTGGAGGAAGCCATCGAGCTCGCCCAAATCGGCAAGGAATCAGGCGTCACCGCGGGCGTTGTGCACGACAAGCTCTACCTCCCCGGCCTGGTCAAGCTCCGCCGCCTGGTGGACGAGGGTTTCTTCGGCCGCATCCTCTCCATCCGTGGCGAGTTCGGGTACTGGGTCTTCGAAGGCGATGTCCAGGCTGCCCAGCGTCCGTCCTGGAACTACCGCAAGGAAGACGGCGGCGGCATGACCACGGACATGTTCTGCCACTGGAACTACGTCCTTGAAGGAATCATCGGCAAGGTCAAGAGCGTCAACGCCAAGACCGCCACCCACATCCCCGCACGCTGGGACGAAGCCGGCAAGGAATACAAGGCCACCGCCGAC
This Paenarthrobacter sp. GOM3 DNA region includes the following protein-coding sequences:
- a CDS encoding Gfo/Idh/MocA family protein; the encoded protein is MGFETKTIRIAMNGITGRMGYRQHLLRSILPIRDAGGFTLEDGTKIQVEPILVGRNEAKIRELAELHKVSEWSTDLDAVINDPTVDIVFDASMTSLRAATLKKAMRAGKHIFTEKPTAETLEEAIELAQIGKESGVTAGVVHDKLYLPGLVKLRRLVDEGFFGRILSIRGEFGYWVFEGDVQAAQRPSWNYRKEDGGGMTTDMFCHWNYVLEGIIGKVKSVNAKTATHIPARWDEAGKEYKATADDASYGIFELETPGGDDVIGQINSSWAVRVYRDELVEFQIDGTHGSAVAGLNKCVAQQRAHTPKPVWNPDLPVTESFRSQWQEVPANAELDNGFKLQWEEFLRDVVAGREHRFGLLSAARGVQLAELGLQSSAERRTIDIPEITL
- a CDS encoding LacI family DNA-binding transcriptional regulator, with protein sequence MAASTLSEVARLAGVSLATASRVLNGSSRKPAEDIAERVREAADKLGYVPNAQAQALAKSSSGLIGLIVHDIADPYFSAIARGVQEAARQQNRMVLLASTSGAASDEREAVAAFAARRADSIVIAGSRSVRAEDQQGNAELAAELDRYCRNGGHVGVVGHPIVGASASEGYHVVKVPNEELAAGLAAELVDAHDGPFLIIAGPEGLYTSDDRVRGFQRGLADAGRPPAEVIRTGFNRAGGYDAGLALAERIKSSEERLCIFAVNDVMAIGVTAALRPEGVWIPRDATIAGFDDIETLRDFRPALSTVHLPLEDIGRLAAGDPDTPPVSGVVKLRRSTEAPTAEAPATDAPVKSQA